A single window of Flavobacteriales bacterium DNA harbors:
- the katG gene encoding catalase/peroxidase HPI, which translates to MENTTNHAAQCPVTGASGAPTTAGTKNRDWWPDQLKLNILRQHAPASNPMGDDFNYAEAFKKLDLEAVKKDLHQAMTDSQEWWPADFGHYGPFFIRMAWHSAGTYRIGDGRGGAGKGLQRFAPLNSWPDNTNLDKARRLLWPVKQKYGRSLSWADLMILAGNMALESMGFKTLGFGGGREDVWEADESIYWGAETKWLDDKRYTGERDLDNPLAAVQMGLIYVNPEGPNGNPDPIAAAKDIRETFKRMAMNDEETVALIAGGHTFGKAHGAGDPALLGPEPEAAGIEAQGFGWISKYKSGHGDDTITGGPEVTWTQTPTQWSNYFFENLFGFEWELSQSPAGAKQWVAKNAEAVMPDAQDPSKKHVPTMLTTDLSLRFDPAYEKISKRFLQHPDQFADAFARAWFKLTHRDMGPITRYLGADVPKEDFIWQDPIPAVDHKLIDEKDIKGLKDEVLASGLTVSQLVATAWASASTFRGSDNRGGANGARLRLSPQKHWQVNDPQQLSKVLDTLEGIQKEFNKAHAGKKKVSLADLIVLGGCAAVEKAAKDAGHAITVPFTPGRMDATQEQTDVESFAVLEPVADGFRNYSKGGAGRCAEHILVDKAQLLTLTAPELTVLIGGMRALDTNYDHSKHGVFTDRPGMLTNDFFVNLLDMNTEWKANDDTKTVYEGKDRKTGKVKWTATRADLVFGSNSELRALAEVYGSSDAGKKFVEDFVAAWNKVMNLDRFDV; encoded by the coding sequence ATGGAAAACACAACCAACCATGCCGCCCAATGTCCCGTTACCGGCGCATCAGGCGCACCCACCACGGCAGGTACCAAAAACCGCGACTGGTGGCCCGACCAACTCAAACTGAACATCCTTCGCCAGCATGCCCCCGCTTCCAACCCGATGGGTGATGATTTTAACTATGCCGAGGCTTTCAAAAAGCTCGACCTGGAAGCCGTCAAGAAAGACCTGCACCAGGCGATGACCGACTCGCAGGAATGGTGGCCGGCCGACTTCGGCCACTACGGCCCCTTCTTCATCCGCATGGCATGGCACAGCGCAGGCACCTACCGCATCGGCGACGGTCGCGGCGGCGCAGGCAAAGGCCTCCAGCGCTTCGCCCCGCTGAACAGCTGGCCCGATAACACCAACCTAGACAAAGCCCGCCGGCTGCTGTGGCCCGTCAAACAGAAGTACGGCCGCAGCCTGTCATGGGCCGACCTCATGATCCTGGCCGGTAACATGGCCCTCGAATCCATGGGTTTCAAAACCCTCGGATTCGGCGGTGGCCGCGAAGATGTGTGGGAAGCAGATGAATCCATCTACTGGGGTGCGGAAACCAAATGGCTCGACGACAAACGCTATACCGGCGAACGCGACCTCGACAACCCGCTCGCCGCCGTGCAGATGGGACTCATCTACGTAAACCCCGAAGGCCCCAACGGCAACCCCGACCCCATCGCCGCCGCCAAAGACATCCGCGAAACGTTCAAACGCATGGCCATGAACGATGAAGAAACCGTAGCCCTGATAGCAGGCGGACATACATTCGGAAAAGCCCACGGCGCCGGAGACCCAGCCCTCCTCGGTCCGGAACCTGAAGCCGCCGGCATCGAAGCACAGGGCTTCGGCTGGATCAGCAAATACAAATCCGGCCATGGCGACGACACCATCACCGGAGGTCCGGAAGTCACATGGACACAAACACCCACCCAATGGAGCAACTACTTCTTTGAAAACCTGTTCGGGTTCGAATGGGAGCTGAGCCAAAGTCCGGCCGGCGCCAAACAATGGGTGGCCAAAAACGCTGAAGCCGTGATGCCCGATGCACAGGATCCGTCCAAAAAGCATGTACCCACCATGCTTACCACAGATCTGTCGCTGCGCTTCGACCCGGCGTATGAGAAGATCTCCAAACGCTTCCTCCAACATCCCGATCAGTTCGCCGATGCGTTCGCCCGCGCCTGGTTCAAGCTCACCCACCGCGACATGGGCCCCATCACCCGCTACCTGGGCGCCGATGTGCCCAAGGAAGATTTCATTTGGCAGGATCCCATCCCGGCGGTAGATCACAAGCTCATCGATGAAAAAGACATCAAAGGACTGAAAGACGAAGTGCTGGCTTCCGGCCTCACCGTTTCGCAGCTGGTGGCCACCGCATGGGCTTCCGCCTCCACCTTCCGTGGCTCCGACAACCGCGGCGGCGCCAACGGTGCACGTCTCCGCCTGTCGCCACAAAAACATTGGCAGGTGAATGATCCGCAACAACTGTCGAAAGTGCTGGACACACTGGAAGGCATCCAAAAAGAGTTCAACAAGGCACATGCCGGCAAGAAGAAAGTTTCCCTGGCCGACCTGATCGTACTGGGCGGATGCGCTGCTGTTGAAAAAGCGGCGAAAGATGCCGGACACGCGATCACGGTGCCATTCACACCGGGCCGCATGGATGCCACCCAGGAACAAACCGACGTGGAATCATTCGCTGTGCTGGAGCCAGTGGCCGACGGATTCCGCAACTACAGCAAAGGCGGCGCCGGCAGATGCGCCGAACACATCCTGGTCGACAAGGCGCAGCTGCTCACCCTCACCGCCCCGGAACTGACGGTGCTGATCGGAGGCATGCGCGCACTCGACACCAACTACGACCATTCCAAACATGGCGTGTTCACCGACAGACCGGGCATGCTCACCAACGACTTCTTCGTGAACCTGCTCGACATGAACACCGAATGGAAAGCCAACGACGACACCAAAACCGTATACGAAGGGAAAGATCGGAAGACAGGTAAAGTGAAGTGGACCGCCACCCGCGCCGACCTGGTCTTCGGTTCGAACTCCGAATTGAGGGCATTGGCCGAAGTCTATGGCAGCAGCGATGCCGGCAAGAAATTCGTAGAGGATTTCGTCGCCGCCTGGAACAAGGTCATGAACCTGGATCGGTTTGATGTATAG
- the fabF gene encoding beta-ketoacyl-ACP synthase II — protein MKRVVITGMGAMTPIGNNVPAYWKNLLDGTSGAGEITRFDASNCGTRFACEIKAYDPLNHFEKKDARKLDRFCQYGQVAAQEAVTDAEIDFSKTDRTRVGVIFSSGIGGFETFEQEITDHARHTDARFNPFFITKIISNGLSGHLSIRYGLNGINYCPVTACASSTQSIIHAFNYIRMGKADIIIAGGSEAPITPASIGGFNAMKAMSTNNEHHRTASRPFDINRDGFVVGEGAGALIVESLDSALKRNAKIYAEIAGGGEFSDAYHMTGTHPEGLGAFLAMKSALDEAGIHPQDIDHINAHATSTGVGDLSEAKAIEKLFHAHLKNIRINATKSMTGHLLGGTGAIEAIATCLSVQNNQVPPTINTREVDPDISPEMNLTLGEKSTGEINHALSNSFGFGGHCAAIVLKKYPA, from the coding sequence ATGAAAAGAGTGGTTATAACAGGTATGGGAGCCATGACCCCCATCGGGAACAATGTGCCTGCCTATTGGAAAAATTTGCTGGATGGCACTTCCGGTGCAGGAGAAATCACGCGGTTTGATGCCAGCAATTGCGGTACCCGGTTTGCATGTGAGATCAAAGCCTACGATCCCCTGAACCATTTCGAGAAAAAGGATGCGAGAAAACTGGATCGGTTCTGTCAGTACGGCCAGGTTGCGGCGCAAGAAGCCGTGACGGATGCAGAAATAGATTTTTCAAAAACAGACAGAACACGGGTAGGGGTTATTTTCTCCAGCGGGATCGGCGGCTTCGAGACTTTCGAACAGGAAATCACCGACCACGCACGACACACCGATGCCAGGTTCAATCCGTTTTTTATCACCAAGATCATTTCCAACGGACTGTCGGGCCACCTGTCCATCCGATATGGATTGAACGGCATCAATTATTGCCCGGTCACCGCATGCGCCTCTTCCACCCAAAGCATCATCCATGCTTTTAACTATATCCGGATGGGGAAAGCAGATATCATCATCGCCGGCGGTTCCGAAGCGCCGATCACGCCCGCCTCCATCGGCGGCTTCAACGCCATGAAAGCCATGAGCACAAACAACGAACATCACCGGACGGCTTCACGTCCTTTTGATATCAACCGCGACGGATTTGTTGTCGGTGAAGGAGCCGGAGCGCTGATCGTGGAAAGCCTGGATTCTGCGCTGAAAAGAAATGCAAAGATCTATGCCGAAATAGCCGGAGGCGGAGAATTTTCGGATGCCTATCACATGACCGGAACCCACCCCGAAGGACTGGGTGCATTCCTGGCCATGAAAAGCGCGCTCGATGAGGCCGGCATCCACCCGCAAGACATCGATCACATCAACGCCCACGCCACATCAACCGGTGTAGGTGACCTTTCGGAAGCGAAAGCCATCGAAAAACTCTTTCATGCCCACCTGAAAAACATCCGCATCAATGCCACCAAATCCATGACCGGTCACCTGCTGGGCGGCACCGGTGCCATCGAGGCAATCGCCACATGCCTGTCGGTTCAAAACAACCAGGTTCCACCCACCATCAACACAAGGGAAGTGGACCCGGACATATCCCCCGAGATGAACCTCACATTGGGAGAAAAGTCAACCGGAGAAATCAACCACGCCCTGAGCAACAGCTTCGGTTTCGGAGGGCATTGCGCTGCCATTGTTTTGAAAAAATATCCGGCGTGA
- a CDS encoding TetR/AcrR family transcriptional regulator, whose amino-acid sequence MVRSEKTRRYIIEKTAPIFNKKGYVGTYLSDMTEATGLTKGSIYGNFKDKNEVALEAFRYNYELQTKQILEDVEKETRACDKLLVFLGHYKTVYKTIFKNGGCAILNTAVDADNGNEFLRKEVVKKINNWSNMIVSILQQGMEEGEIKPLDASEYAYKMIAMVEGSILLSKTLNKPDILLKNLELLEEDILKLRSV is encoded by the coding sequence ATGGTCAGATCCGAAAAAACCAGGCGGTACATCATTGAAAAGACAGCGCCCATTTTCAACAAAAAGGGATATGTGGGAACGTACCTTTCAGATATGACCGAGGCGACCGGGTTAACCAAAGGAAGCATCTATGGCAACTTCAAGGACAAGAATGAAGTGGCCCTGGAAGCATTCAGGTACAATTATGAGCTTCAAACAAAACAGATCCTGGAAGACGTGGAGAAGGAAACCCGGGCGTGCGACAAACTCCTGGTGTTCCTGGGACACTACAAAACGGTCTACAAAACCATTTTCAAAAATGGCGGGTGCGCGATCCTGAATACCGCTGTTGACGCAGATAACGGGAATGAATTCCTGAGGAAAGAAGTGGTGAAGAAAATAAACAACTGGTCGAACATGATTGTTTCCATCTTACAACAAGGAATGGAGGAAGGAGAAATCAAACCGTTGGATGCATCCGAATACGCGTACAAGATGATCGCCATGGTCGAAGGAAGCATTCTCCTATCCAAAACACTGAACAAACCGGATATCCTTCTGAAAAACCTGGAACTCCTTGAAGAAGATATTTTAAAGTTGAGATCCGTTTAA
- a CDS encoding DUF1801 domain-containing protein has translation MNPDIQSYNDQQTPAEKAICDLLATAINKELTEAENKIWHAHPVWFLDGNPVVGYSKLKSCIRLLFWSGQTFEEEKLQVEGKFKAAEYRYTSADQVDQTDLQRWLKKARDIQWDYKNIIKRKGRLERIR, from the coding sequence ATGAACCCCGACATCCAATCATACAACGACCAGCAAACGCCCGCCGAAAAAGCCATCTGCGACCTGCTGGCAACCGCCATCAACAAAGAACTCACCGAAGCGGAAAACAAGATCTGGCATGCCCATCCTGTATGGTTTCTGGACGGAAACCCGGTGGTCGGATACAGCAAACTCAAAAGCTGCATCAGGTTGCTGTTCTGGAGCGGGCAAACATTTGAAGAAGAAAAACTCCAGGTGGAAGGCAAGTTCAAGGCAGCCGAATATCGCTACACATCCGCCGACCAGGTAGACCAAACCGACCTGCAACGTTGGCTGAAAAAAGCCCGCGACATCCAGTGGGATTATAAAAACATCATCAAAAGAAAAGGAAGGTTGGAACGGATCCGGTGA
- a CDS encoding isoprenylcysteine carboxylmethyltransferase family protein, translated as MNPHIKTALQLTWMVVWAYWLISGFRVKKAKSRESLFKRFIQYWLPLLVAFWLLGKGEWFGHTWFRENFVPHNNAVGITGLVLCLAGAAIACHSRYLLGKNWSVSVQQKEGHELIRSGMYSVVRHPIYTGLLLLFIGNTLIVGDYRGILAVLIVFVSFWMKLKKEEKVLEETFGEAYVAYKSQTKALVPYVL; from the coding sequence ATGAACCCACACATCAAAACCGCCCTGCAGCTTACCTGGATGGTGGTATGGGCCTACTGGCTCATCTCCGGGTTTCGCGTAAAAAAAGCCAAAAGCCGGGAATCACTTTTCAAACGATTCATACAATACTGGTTGCCGCTGCTGGTGGCCTTCTGGTTGCTGGGCAAAGGAGAATGGTTCGGGCATACCTGGTTTCGGGAGAACTTCGTGCCGCACAACAATGCGGTGGGCATCACCGGACTGGTCCTATGCCTGGCGGGTGCAGCCATCGCATGCCATTCCCGTTACCTGCTGGGTAAAAACTGGAGCGTGTCGGTGCAGCAAAAGGAAGGCCATGAACTGATCCGCAGCGGCATGTACAGTGTTGTGCGGCATCCGATCTATACCGGACTGCTGTTGCTCTTCATCGGGAATACACTGATCGTGGGCGACTACCGCGGCATCCTGGCCGTGCTGATCGTTTTTGTGTCTTTCTGGATGAAGCTGAAGAAAGAAGAAAAAGTATTGGAAGAAACCTTCGGTGAAGCGTACGTTGCATACAAAAGTCAAACGAAGGCGTTGGTGCCGTATGTGTTGTGA
- a CDS encoding DUF2892 domain-containing protein — MTKNVGMIDRLLRFLLGVLLVWLGLWPMNGLHGNVLGILVALVSLLPFYMVATRSCFVFKWLHIHSLSKAECRRYGDPLAKK; from the coding sequence ATGACAAAAAACGTTGGAATGATCGATCGCCTGTTGCGGTTCCTGCTGGGTGTTCTCCTGGTCTGGCTCGGACTTTGGCCCATGAACGGACTTCACGGAAACGTGCTTGGCATCCTCGTGGCCCTAGTTTCGCTCCTGCCCTTTTACATGGTTGCCACCCGGTCATGTTTTGTCTTCAAGTGGTTGCACATCCATTCCCTTTCAAAAGCCGAGTGCCGGAGATATGGTGATCCGCTTGCAAAAAAGTGA
- a CDS encoding alpha/beta hydrolase — MHQPSIGMTTHYAPIHGLNMYYEIHGAGNPLVLIHGGGSTIQTSFGRVIPLFAKHRKVIAVEMQAHGRTGDRDADLTFEQDADDIAALLQHLNIPKADILGFSNGGTTALQTGIRHPEVVNRIIAISPLCKRHGAHAWFWDFMPQAKLENMPQPLQDAYLEVAPDPNSLQVMHDRDAKRMVNFKDIPDALLQSIQAPTLILAGDNDVVTPEHAQEMERIIPNAKAVVIPGGHGACIGEITTLTADTKETDFAVEMMEDFLG; from the coding sequence ATGCATCAACCATCTATCGGCATGACCACCCACTACGCCCCCATCCACGGCCTCAACATGTATTATGAGATCCACGGAGCAGGAAATCCCCTCGTGCTCATCCACGGTGGCGGCTCCACCATCCAAACCAGTTTCGGACGGGTGATCCCGCTGTTTGCGAAACATAGAAAAGTGATCGCTGTTGAGATGCAGGCACACGGCCGCACCGGCGACAGGGATGCAGACCTCACCTTCGAACAGGATGCCGACGACATCGCCGCATTGCTGCAACACCTGAACATACCCAAAGCCGACATCCTCGGTTTCAGCAACGGTGGCACCACGGCGCTGCAAACAGGCATCCGTCACCCTGAAGTAGTCAACCGCATCATCGCCATATCCCCCCTCTGCAAACGACATGGTGCACATGCCTGGTTCTGGGACTTCATGCCGCAAGCCAAACTGGAAAACATGCCGCAGCCCCTGCAGGACGCTTACCTGGAAGTGGCACCCGACCCCAACAGCCTGCAGGTGATGCACGACCGGGACGCCAAACGCATGGTGAACTTCAAAGACATTCCGGACGCACTGTTGCAATCCATCCAGGCGCCCACCCTCATCCTCGCGGGCGACAACGATGTGGTGACGCCCGAACATGCACAGGAAATGGAACGGATCATTCCCAATGCAAAGGCGGTGGTGATCCCGGGCGGTCATGGCGCCTGCATCGGCGAGATCACCACACTGACAGCGGATACGAAAGAAACGGATTTTGCGGTGGAGATGATGGAGGATTTTTTGGGTTGA
- a CDS encoding carboxypeptidase-like regulatory domain-containing protein — protein MRQEYKLNVPTPCTEDWTSMTKNDLGRHCSHCAKTVVDFTGLTDAEILNIIQNASGGLCGRLNTHQLNRPIITPRNTHRSRFPNILAGLLLIGTGSKALATKPIIAQTNVFIDVNAEMVKPPSVANNEQVVDSLKNVIQGKVLDAETKEPIVFATVQIQNTETGVATDINGEFKLVIPDGLLTNISLLIIRYVGYEDAEIAIRKEDLPLTKEFLVIPMKTTILGELTIIRKKRWWQFWKRSTPRPTDEI, from the coding sequence ATGCGACAGGAATACAAGTTGAATGTGCCTACTCCCTGCACAGAGGATTGGACTTCCATGACGAAGAATGACCTCGGAAGACATTGCTCGCATTGCGCCAAAACGGTGGTGGATTTCACCGGGCTCACCGACGCGGAAATCCTGAACATCATCCAGAACGCATCCGGCGGATTGTGCGGCCGCCTGAACACCCATCAGCTGAACCGTCCGATCATAACACCCCGTAACACCCACCGCTCCCGGTTCCCGAACATCCTGGCCGGACTCTTACTGATCGGCACCGGTAGCAAGGCATTGGCAACAAAACCAATCATCGCCCAAACGAATGTGTTCATTGATGTGAATGCGGAAATGGTGAAGCCTCCATCCGTTGCGAACAATGAACAGGTGGTGGACAGCTTGAAAAATGTTATCCAAGGAAAGGTATTGGATGCGGAGACCAAAGAACCCATAGTCTTTGCCACCGTTCAAATACAGAATACAGAAACAGGGGTCGCTACTGACATCAATGGTGAATTTAAGTTGGTTATTCCGGATGGTTTGTTGACGAACATATCCCTTCTGATCATCCGATATGTTGGGTATGAAGACGCAGAAATAGCAATAAGAAAAGAAGACCTACCCCTGACAAAAGAATTTTTGGTTATCCCCATGAAGACAACCATCCTGGGCGAACTTACTATCATTAGAAAGAAAAGGTGGTGGCAGTTCTGGAAAAGGTCAACGCCCCGCCCAACAGATGAAATATAA
- a CDS encoding methylmalonyl-CoA mutase family protein gives MSKTDHLKERKSAFCTESGIEIKRVYGPTDGEQPGQFPYTRGVQDSMYRTRFWTMRQYAGFSTAEESNKRYHYLLNNGTTGLSVAFDLPTQIGYDSDHELSEGEVGKSGVAIDTLRDIEILFDGISLEQVSTSMTINSTASTLLAMYIALAKKQGADLSKISGTIQNDLLKEYAARGTYIYPPKPSMRIITDIFDYCSRELPKWNTISVSGYHIREAGATAVQELAFTLANGKAYVKAAQDRGLDINVFARRISFFFNAHNNLFEEVAKFRAARRIWARITKELGATDPKAQMLRFHTQTGGSTLTAQQPHNNIVRVGLQALSAVLGGTQSLHTNGFDEALALPTEEAATIALRTQQIIANESGVADTVDPLAGSYFVEALTEELEQKVMEYITRIDQMGGAVQAIEEGFIQREISDSAYRYQRDIEQKEKIIVGVNAYTGGEQNEVDLFQVDDKVRDDQVRKLHEVKASRDNAAVIQCLQQLEAAAKSDENVMPHILRAVEAYATLGEISDVMRNVFGEFRG, from the coding sequence ATGAGCAAAACAGATCACCTGAAAGAACGGAAGTCCGCATTCTGTACCGAATCCGGCATTGAAATCAAACGTGTGTACGGTCCGACCGACGGCGAGCAGCCCGGTCAGTTCCCCTACACCCGCGGCGTGCAGGACAGCATGTACCGCACCCGCTTCTGGACCATGCGCCAGTACGCCGGGTTCTCCACCGCCGAAGAATCCAACAAGCGCTACCACTACCTGCTGAACAACGGCACCACCGGACTCTCCGTGGCCTTTGACCTGCCCACGCAGATCGGCTACGACTCCGACCACGAACTCTCCGAAGGCGAAGTGGGCAAATCAGGCGTGGCCATCGACACCCTCCGCGACATCGAGATCCTGTTCGACGGCATCTCACTCGAGCAGGTGTCCACCTCCATGACCATCAACTCCACCGCCTCCACCCTGCTGGCCATGTACATCGCACTGGCGAAAAAACAAGGCGCCGACCTCAGCAAGATCTCCGGCACCATCCAGAACGACCTGCTGAAGGAGTACGCTGCCCGCGGCACCTACATCTACCCGCCCAAGCCGTCGATGCGCATCATCACCGACATCTTCGACTACTGCAGCCGCGAACTACCCAAGTGGAACACCATCTCCGTTTCCGGATACCACATCCGCGAAGCCGGCGCAACGGCCGTGCAGGAGCTCGCCTTCACCCTCGCCAACGGCAAAGCTTACGTGAAAGCCGCCCAGGACCGCGGCCTCGACATCAACGTGTTCGCACGACGCATCTCTTTCTTCTTCAACGCCCACAACAACCTGTTCGAAGAAGTGGCCAAGTTCCGCGCCGCCCGACGTATCTGGGCCCGCATCACCAAAGAACTCGGCGCCACCGACCCGAAGGCACAGATGCTGCGCTTCCACACCCAAACCGGCGGCAGCACCCTCACCGCCCAGCAACCGCATAACAACATTGTGCGCGTGGGACTGCAGGCCTTGTCCGCCGTGCTCGGCGGCACCCAGTCGCTCCACACCAACGGCTTCGACGAGGCGCTGGCCCTTCCCACAGAAGAGGCAGCCACCATCGCCCTGCGTACCCAGCAGATCATCGCCAACGAAAGCGGCGTGGCCGACACCGTAGACCCCCTCGCCGGCTCCTACTTCGTGGAAGCCCTCACCGAAGAACTCGAGCAGAAAGTCATGGAGTACATCACCCGCATCGACCAGATGGGCGGCGCCGTACAGGCCATCGAAGAAGGCTTCATCCAACGTGAAATCTCCGACTCAGCCTACAGGTACCAGCGCGACATCGAGCAGAAAGAAAAGATCATCGTGGGCGTGAATGCCTACACCGGCGGCGAGCAAAACGAGGTGGACCTGTTCCAGGTGGATGACAAAGTCCGCGACGACCAGGTGCGCAAGCTCCACGAGGTGAAAGCATCCCGCGACAATGCAGCCGTTATCCAATGCTTGCAGCAACTGGAAGCTGCCGCCAAATCCGACGAGAACGTGATGCCACATATTCTGCGTGCTGTGGAAGCCTATGCCACGCTGGGGGAGATTTCGGACGTGATGCGAAATGTTTTCGGAGAGTTTAGGGGATAA
- a CDS encoding TlpA family protein disulfide reductase, producing the protein MSKLRWYIFLIGIAGASFFYFRYVAKKDLPGGDLQLLDGSILPHASISNKVVVVNLWATWCPPCVAEIPALNQLKNAYASDDRVVFLAVSAEDPEKVKNFLSRTAFDFIQVDPSHAYDFNKGLSRVYPRTFVYDRSGKLVKTFTGKMEGEKLAELEGLIK; encoded by the coding sequence ATGAGCAAACTCAGATGGTACATCTTTCTCATCGGCATCGCCGGGGCATCCTTCTTCTACTTCCGGTATGTGGCGAAGAAAGACCTGCCGGGTGGTGACCTCCAACTGCTGGATGGCTCAATCCTCCCCCATGCCTCCATCTCAAACAAAGTGGTGGTGGTGAACCTGTGGGCCACGTGGTGTCCGCCGTGTGTGGCCGAGATTCCCGCATTGAACCAGCTGAAAAACGCATACGCGTCCGACGACCGCGTGGTGTTCCTGGCCGTATCCGCAGAAGACCCGGAGAAGGTGAAGAACTTCCTGTCACGCACTGCATTTGATTTCATCCAGGTGGATCCGTCCCACGCCTACGACTTCAACAAAGGCCTTTCACGCGTATACCCGCGCACGTTCGTGTATGACAGGTCGGGGAAGCTGGTGAAGACGTTTACAGGGAAGATGGAGGGGGAGAAGCTTGCTGAGTTGGAAGGGCTGATAAAGTGA